The sequence below is a genomic window from Chondrinema litorale.
ATTGAATCGAACTAATCTAACTTAATTCTAAGCCCGATACCAATTACAGACTGATCTCCTAAAAAGTACTTAAGCTCAGCAAATGGAATAATCTTTTCAGTAATTGGGTAGTCAACTCCACCACCCAGATTTAGGCCAAAGCTAGTACTTCTTTTATCATCTGGAATTGAAGTAGTAGTTTCTTCTGTATTAGCTTCTGTAAAGCTAAAACTTGCTCTATTCCTCATTAGGTTTAAACCTGCAAAAGCATAAAAATTGATTGGTAAAGTAGTGTTAAATGTATAAACGCCATTTAATTCTAACTCCCAACCACTCTCTTCGGAAGATATATTATTAGCATGATCATCTTTTGTGGGCAAAAAATAATTTAACCCAGCTTGCACACCTAAGTTCTCTAAAAACATATATCGCCCTTTTGCTCCAATAGTTAATCCAATGTTTGAAGCTACCCCTAAGAAAGGAGCCACTTGAACATTTGAAAGAGAATTATTTTTTTCAGCATCTTCATTTACTGTAATTGTAGGAATAACCTTAATGCTATTATTCTCTTCATTAGTTTTTGCATTTTCGTCCTCTTTTTTCTTGAGCACTTCTGCTCTTGCTTCTTCTACAAATGGATGCTCTTTTGCATTGTAATAAACAATACTGGCAATTTTCATTTCCCAGCTATCGCTTTTTTTCGTGGCAATAATAGTAGCTACTCTTTCTGTTGTTTTATATGGTTTGCTCGAGATTGTATGTGAACCTGTAAACCTGCTTTTAAAATAAACTTCTACGTAGATATAAGCTTTCTGCTTAACTGGTGAAGCCATTGCATTAGAAAAATGGATAGTAGCAGAATCACTCTTTGAGTAAAACAAATCGAGGTCTTTCAGGTATCTTTCAACTGCTAAATCCTGCTCTTTAGTTTTATATAAGTTTTCAGGATTAATATCGTCTTCAATCACCACTTGGGCATTTTGAAAAATCTGGTTTACAGAACCCGAAAAACTATTTTTGATAATTTCGTCTCTTTCGAATCTGCTGAGTGTAGGTGAGCTTAAAGTATTGAGCAATACTTCTAGTTCATTAATAAAAATAGTTGCATCATATTGAATGATGTTTTTATCTTTCTCAGTTAATTCGGTTTGCCCATAGCTTTGAAACCCACTAATAAGCAATAGCAAAGCGATAATATTTTTAAGTTGGTGCATATCTGGTTAATTATCAGCTAAAAAAGGATAATAAAAATAGATTGATGAAATAGGAGTAGACGAAGAACTATAAACAGAAGTTCTGTAGCTCCCAGTTCCCACCAATACTCTATCATCTAATACGGCAATTGCTGGAGAATGTCTGGCATCTCCCGGATATTGTGCTATTTCTTCCCAACTATCTTCAACCGGATCATATTTAAGTAAATCGTTAAACTCATTAATTGTTGAGCTTACTGTATTATATCCTCCTATAATATATCCATTATCTGCTACACTAAATCCACCTGCATCAGCTCTTCTTAGCTCATTAGACAAATCTGTAAGCTGCGCCCAAGAATCGCTTTCCGTATCGTATTCATAAAAATCGGAGTAGTAAGTATATCCTTCACCTATAAATGGTCCCTCAATTTCACTTCTTCCAAAACCATAGTATACTTTATTCCCTATAGCAAAAGTTACTCCTCCTTCTCTCAAATCGTATGGAAAATCTGCTTTTTGGCTCCATGAATTACTACTAGGATCAAACTCGTAAAATTCATTTATCAATTCTGAATTTCCATCAGTATCATATTTTTTACCTAAACCCAAATAAGCTTTTCCATTTGTAACTGCTACTACTAAATCTGCAGTAGACTCTCCTTGGTAAGGGGTTAGTTCAGACCAACTGTTACTCGATGGTGTAAACTTCCATAAATCATTTAAACTGCTTACACTGCTAAGATTTGTCGTATAACCTGAAGAACTAATTCCTAGACCTATATAAGCGTCGTTTTCAATAGAAAATGCTGTTGCCTGATGTCTACCTGAGAAGTTTTCGGGAACACTATTTACTTCAGACCAGCTTCCTGTTCCTGTATTATATTGCCAAAAATCTTTGTAATTGGTACTGCTAAAAAAACTCGCTGTGTAACCTGTACCTACAAATGCCAAATCGCCAAGACCAAAACCCACAACATTTACCCTTGCTTGTCCTTCAAAAGATATACTTTGACTGTCCCAATAGTTTACTTTGGTTTCATTACTTGGGGTAAAAGAAGCTTCATTACTAAAGTTAAAGCCTCCATCTATTGTCTCAATATATGTTCTTACATAATAGGTTGTATTACTACTGAGACTTTCGAAAGTGCTTATAAAAGTTTTATCACTGGTTGTTGTATATTCTGTAGTGGCTAGCGTATTTTCTAGCGAAGTAGGAAGTTCTTCTTCTGTAGAACTTTCGAAAATAGCATGGCCAAACTTTTCGATATCTATATCTTGTACTTTCACTTTGGAGCCTTCTATACTATAAAGAGTTGCTGCAGAAATATCTCCTTCAATCAAAACTTCATTCTTAAACTCATCATAAAAGACATCTCCTAATTGAGCATCTATAATTAATTCTTCCTGTTTCTCATTACAGGAATATAATAGCAATATAGCGATAAGCAATCTGGCGTAATTCATATGCAAAGTAAACCACGCTTTAATAATATTGTTGGTTTTTAGATAAGATTTCAGAATTTATCTTTTATCAATTTTAATTTGAAAAAACTAAAACGTGGCATTGTGGTTTGCTGCAAAATTAAACACAAAATCAATAAAAAAAGGGCTTGCGCCCCTTAAAACATTGGTTAATATTTCATTATCACTCATATTTAAGCGCATCTACCGGGTTGGCTGTTGCTGCTCTTATAGTCTGATAACTCACTGTGATGATTGATATTAACAATACTAAAATACCTGCTAATGGAAACACCCACCACGATATTGAAATTCTATTTGGAAATAATGTAAGCCATTGCTCCATTACCAACCAACAAAGTGGCCATGCAATGAGGTTAGCTACTAAAACTAGTTTCATAAAACTACCAGATAACAACACAAAAATCCCTTTTACAGAAGACCCCAAAACCTTTCTTACACCTATTTCTTTAGTGCGCTGTCTGGCTGTAAAAGATGAAAGCCCAAACAAACCTAGTCCTGCTATAAAGATTGCTAATCCAGAAAAAATTGTAAATACCCTTCCAAACCTTTGTTCTGATTGATATTGCCTGTTAAAAAACTCATCTAGAAAAAAGTATTCGTATGGATTACCCGGAAATACCTGATTCCATCTTTCCTGTATTCTACCTAGTGTAGAAGAAATACCAGCCGTTTGTACTTTTATGGAGTAATAAGAATCGTTGGTAGGTGTCAACCTAAACACCATAGGCTGTTGTATATTTTTTAATGACATTTGATGGTAATCGTCTAACACACCAACGACTTTCATGGTATCACCGGCAAAAACTACTTCTTCGTTAATTGCTGCTTCTGGCGATTCAAACTCCAATACTTTACTTGCCGACTTATTTATAATTACAGCAGCTTCTCTGTCGCTAGTAAAATCTCTAGAAAAGTTTCTCCCTGCAAGCACTTTAATTTCATAGGCATCTACATAGTCGTAATCCATTCCTACAACATAAGAAGTTGTATAAGACTCAGGGCCACCATGCAAGCGCTTAATACCTCTCGTCCAGAAAATTTCATCTCCCGGCACATTAGACGAAGATGTTACTTGGCTAATGGAAGCTTCGCTGAGCAGTTCATTTTTAAAACTTTCGAAGTTATTAGAATACAGAGAATCTTCGTAAACACCAGGTCCTCTTAGTACAAGTGTTTGCTCCATATTAAACCCTAAATCTTGATTGAGCATATGGTTAATCTGTTGGTACACCACCATAGTGCCAGCGATTAGTAAAACAGAAGCCACAAACTGAAAAACAACTAAACCTTTTCTTAACAGTATACCTCTGGTTGTATTTCTCAACTTACCTTTAAGCACTGTAACAGGTTGAAATGATGAAAGCACCAAAGAAGGATAAATACCAGAAAGCAAACTTCCTGTAACCATTAATCCGAGTAGTGTTAGCCAAAACCACATTTGATCTGTAAGCGATAATGCTAATGGTCTGCCTGTGAGATCACTAAAATATGGAAGACTTATAAAGACTAATAAAAGTGCTATAAAGGATGCAAAGCCATTGAGTATAAAAGACTCCAACATAAACTGTTTCATTAGTTGAGGTCGCCTCGCCCCTAGTGCTTTTCTAACCCCTACCTCGTTGGCTCTGTCTACAGCTCTAGCTGTAGATAAGTTGATATAATTTACCCACGCAATTATGAGAATAAATACTGCTATCAACGAAAGGAAATAAACCATGTCTCCGTCGCCCTGTTCGTCTGGTTCAGACTCTTGCAACAGATTAGAATATAGATGTATATCTGCAATTGGCTCGAGAATAAAAGCTTGCTTGCTATTGTATTTTTCCCATTCTGCTTTCCTTTCGTTAGCTAACCAATCGTCCCATTTTTCTTGTACAGCATTTAGTTTAGATTGATCGTCTAGCAGTACATAAGTATTGTAATCATACCAACCCCACGAGGTTTCTAAATCTTCTCCCCATTGTTTTAGAATTGTAGAAAATGAGATTAAAAAATCGAATTTGATGTGAGAGTTATCTGGCACATCTTTCATTACTCCGGTTACTTCTAAATCCCAAGTGCCCCAAAAAGTAATAGTTTCACCAATGGGGTCTGTATCTTTGAAATATTTTTTGGCAGCAGATTCACTAATTACAACTTGGTTTGCTCCTTCTAACACTTTATCTTCATCGCCTCTTACAAGTGGTAAAGTAAAAATTTTAAATACTGATGGATCGGCGATTTGTAGCTTCTCTTCTCTAAAAGAAATTAAATCTCCTTTTGGTGTTTTTCTTTGCATTACCCCACTCACCGGAAACAGACGCGCAAACGCTTGAACTTCTGGGAAGTTATTTTTTAATGCTGGTCCGGCTGCTGGCACAGCAGCAGCACATTCAAAGGTTTTTCTGCCATTTTGCCAGTTGTCGTATCGCACGCGGTAAATGCGATCAACTTTATCGTTGTATTTATCATAAGACAACTCATAATGCACATATTGTAAAATTAACAGACAACAAGCCAAACCAGTGGCTAAGCCCAACACATTAATTGTTGAAAATGATTTATGCCTTAACAGATTCCTAAGAGAGATTAGTAAATAGTTTTTTATCATGGGAGGAGTAATTATAATTCAATATAAATTATCCACTTAACCCACAATAAGCAACCATAAAAACATAAGCAGTAAATAATTTATTTGGATGGTGCTTAAGCCTTTACTAAAGAGGTAATGAGGAATTAAAACTACTTATACAATTCAAACTCCATGGCGATTTTTACTAAACCCGCTGTGTTACGCGTACCAGTTTTTATAAGCATATTTCTTCGATGGGTTTCTACAGTTCCAAAGCTAATAAAGAGCTTATCTGCAATTTCCTGAGTGGTACATTCATCTAAAATAAGCTTTAGCACTTCTTTTTCTCTACGCGAAAGTTTAGGAAATAAACCATTAGACTTTTTTACCTTATTACCATCTGCCATTGCTTTAATTACAATCTCGTTGGTTAGATCATCCAAATACATTTTGCCACTACTTACTGTATGGATGGCTTGGGTTAATTCATCTTTACCAGCATTTTTTAAAATATATCCTTTAGCACCATTCCCTAACATCATCTTAATCAAGCTACTTTCTTTATGCATGGTTAAAGCAAGTATTTTTAGCTCAGGCCATTTTTTAATAAACTTTTTACAGGCATCTATGCCATTTATACCCGGCATATTAATATCTAAAATCACCACATCTGGGTTCGATTGTGCAATACCTTCTTCTCCATCTTCTGCACACATTGCATTGCCAACTACAGTAATTTGCGCTTCGTCTTGTAATAACAGTTTTAACCCTTCTATAACCATTTGATGGTCGTCGACAATAAATACTTTAATCATAAATTTGCAATGGTAATGGTGATAGTTGTTCCTCTTTCTGGGCTTGTATCCCAGTCTATTTCTCCATCTAAAAACTCCACTCGACTATTAATACTTTGTAAACCTAATCCTCCTGATGCAATGGCCTTTTCGTAATCGAAGCCGATACCATCGTCTTCAATAATTAGCCCTAAACCTTTGCCTGTGTTAAACAGTTGGATAAAGATTGTTTTTGCCAGTGCATACTTTCTTATGTTAGAAATAGCTTCTTGTACCAAGCGGTAAATCATGGCTTGCTTGGTCACATTGATGTTATCTGGAAAATCTAAAATATCCAGATCAACCTTATAGCCTTCTGTTACAAGACTTTCTGCAATATCTTCCAATGCACTTGGAAGACCAGAAATTGAAAGCGCATGGGGAATCATATTATGAGAAATACGCCTTACTTCCACACAGGCTACATCTATTAAATCGTTGGTTTTCTCTGTAATGGTGAGTGTTTCAAGCTCTTTTACCTCATCCCGAATACTTGTAAAATGTGCCTTTACTGTGCTTAGCAAACCTCCTAAACTGTCGTGTAGATCTTTGGCTATTCGCAAACGTTCTGCTTCTTGCCCTTCAATCATGCTATTGAGTGCTAAAAGCTTGTTTTGTTGTTGCAATTCTATTATGGTTTGCGATTGTATCTTTTCTGTCTGTAATGCTATCTTTTTATTAGATCGAATCCTATTTCTAAGAAAAAAGAACATGGTGAACGCAAAAATTGCGAAGGCTGCTGCTCCTAATAAAAATATGTCTCTTTCGAGTGTTCGCTCACTCAATTTAAGTTCACTAATTTCTAATTCATTTTCCTTTTCTTTAACATCAAACTTAGCCTGCATTTCTTCCATCGCTTCGAGGCGGGCAGATTCATTTAATGTATCATTTAAGGCATATGCTCTTTTTAAAAAACTGTAAGCCTCCTCTTCTTTACCTAGGTGATTTTTAATATCACCTAAAGCATATAAAATTTCTTTCTGATTCTTTTTTTGCCCAAACCTTGTAACTAACTCTAAAGCTTTTACGAGATAGTCTTCCGCTAAGACATAGTCATTTTCTTTTGTGGCAATATCAGCTAACTGGCTTAAAGTGGCTGCAGAATACTCTTCACTCACATTTTCTTCATAAAAAGCCCATGCCTTTTTAAGCTCTTCTTTTGCTTTGGGAATATTATCTTGATCTAGATAAACAACCGCCAAGGAGGTGTTACAACTTGCTACTTCGTCTGGTCGATTCAATTCTCTATACAGTTGCTTACTTTGCTCGATATAGTCGATCGCCTTATCTTGCTTTTCTTCCATCCTATAGTAAACCAAACCAATATTCATCAGACTAGTAGCCATTCCGAGACTGTCTTTGAGCCCTTGTTTTAGTTCATAAGATTTAGCGTATATCTCTACTGCTCGATCATACTTCTCTTGTATTCTGTAAACAACTCCTATATTATTAAGGAGTCTTGAAAGGTAACTTTTCCCGAGGTGTTCGCTGAGGTCATATGCGAGGAGGTAGTGTTTAAGCGACAAATCTAAATCACCTGCAAAATAGTAGCTTACACCCATATCTAGATAGAACCTTGCCTCAAGTGCTTTATCATTTTCTTTTTTGGCAAGTTTTAATCCTTTATTATAGAGTGCAATTGCCTTGTCGGGGTTACCTGAAATATCCAATGCTAAGGCGTTGGACAAGGTCATTTTGATGATGCCATGAGGATATTCTAATTTTTGGGACAATGCCAAACCCTCCTCAGCCATCTTCAGCATGTCTGATTGCTTGTTAGCTTTTAGTAGTAATTTTATTAAGTCATGGTACAGCCCGATCTTACTTGTATCATCTGGATGATTGGCAATTACATTTTTAAGGCTATCGATGTTATCCTGGGCCTGTATTCTTTTATAATTACCAAAGAACAAAGCGCAAAAAACTACTACTAATACAATAGTATTAGGTCTATTCACATGTAGAATTATTTGTACATGTGCTAAATTAACATTTTAATCGAATTTTTTGCCTTCGTGGGGGAAGAAGAGGAAATCTAATAGAGATATAGCCCAATAATTCATAATTATTTGATTTTAACCATAAATATGGGCTTAGTTATGAAGGCTTTTTTGAGGTTAAAAATCAATAAAACAGTATCATAATTATAACTACGCTAAGTTTTGTACAAATAATTCTATTAAAGAAATATACTTAGACCAGCTTATTATGACACTGCTTAATCTTTGTTGTCCTATTATGGATGTTCTATTCTAAATTATAACCCATTATGTAATCTTCGCTTGGTTGCTTAGAAGCTGTTAAGAAATAAGACTTAACAAAACCATCACGAAACTT
It includes:
- a CDS encoding response regulator — translated: MIKVFIVDDHQMVIEGLKLLLQDEAQITVVGNAMCAEDGEEGIAQSNPDVVILDINMPGINGIDACKKFIKKWPELKILALTMHKESSLIKMMLGNGAKGYILKNAGKDELTQAIHTVSSGKMYLDDLTNEIVIKAMADGNKVKKSNGLFPKLSRREKEVLKLILDECTTQEIADKLFISFGTVETHRRNMLIKTGTRNTAGLVKIAMEFELYK
- a CDS encoding outer membrane protein; protein product: MHQLKNIIALLLLISGFQSYGQTELTEKDKNIIQYDATIFINELEVLLNTLSSPTLSRFERDEIIKNSFSGSVNQIFQNAQVVIEDDINPENLYKTKEQDLAVERYLKDLDLFYSKSDSATIHFSNAMASPVKQKAYIYVEVYFKSRFTGSHTISSKPYKTTERVATIIATKKSDSWEMKIASIVYYNAKEHPFVEEARAEVLKKKEDENAKTNEENNSIKVIPTITVNEDAEKNNSLSNVQVAPFLGVASNIGLTIGAKGRYMFLENLGVQAGLNYFLPTKDDHANNISSEESGWELELNGVYTFNTTLPINFYAFAGLNLMRNRASFSFTEANTEETTTSIPDDKRSTSFGLNLGGGVDYPITEKIIPFAELKYFLGDQSVIGIGLRIKLD
- a CDS encoding ABC transporter permease; the protein is MIKNYLLISLRNLLRHKSFSTINVLGLATGLACCLLILQYVHYELSYDKYNDKVDRIYRVRYDNWQNGRKTFECAAAVPAAGPALKNNFPEVQAFARLFPVSGVMQRKTPKGDLISFREEKLQIADPSVFKIFTLPLVRGDEDKVLEGANQVVISESAAKKYFKDTDPIGETITFWGTWDLEVTGVMKDVPDNSHIKFDFLISFSTILKQWGEDLETSWGWYDYNTYVLLDDQSKLNAVQEKWDDWLANERKAEWEKYNSKQAFILEPIADIHLYSNLLQESEPDEQGDGDMVYFLSLIAVFILIIAWVNYINLSTARAVDRANEVGVRKALGARRPQLMKQFMLESFILNGFASFIALLLVFISLPYFSDLTGRPLALSLTDQMWFWLTLLGLMVTGSLLSGIYPSLVLSSFQPVTVLKGKLRNTTRGILLRKGLVVFQFVASVLLIAGTMVVYQQINHMLNQDLGFNMEQTLVLRGPGVYEDSLYSNNFESFKNELLSEASISQVTSSSNVPGDEIFWTRGIKRLHGGPESYTTSYVVGMDYDYVDAYEIKVLAGRNFSRDFTSDREAAVIINKSASKVLEFESPEAAINEEVVFAGDTMKVVGVLDDYHQMSLKNIQQPMVFRLTPTNDSYYSIKVQTAGISSTLGRIQERWNQVFPGNPYEYFFLDEFFNRQYQSEQRFGRVFTIFSGLAIFIAGLGLFGLSSFTARQRTKEIGVRKVLGSSVKGIFVLLSGSFMKLVLVANLIAWPLCWLVMEQWLTLFPNRISISWWVFPLAGILVLLISIITVSYQTIRAATANPVDALKYE
- a CDS encoding tetratricopeptide repeat-containing sensor histidine kinase, with the protein product MNRPNTIVLVVVFCALFFGNYKRIQAQDNIDSLKNVIANHPDDTSKIGLYHDLIKLLLKANKQSDMLKMAEEGLALSQKLEYPHGIIKMTLSNALALDISGNPDKAIALYNKGLKLAKKENDKALEARFYLDMGVSYYFAGDLDLSLKHYLLAYDLSEHLGKSYLSRLLNNIGVVYRIQEKYDRAVEIYAKSYELKQGLKDSLGMATSLMNIGLVYYRMEEKQDKAIDYIEQSKQLYRELNRPDEVASCNTSLAVVYLDQDNIPKAKEELKKAWAFYEENVSEEYSAATLSQLADIATKENDYVLAEDYLVKALELVTRFGQKKNQKEILYALGDIKNHLGKEEEAYSFLKRAYALNDTLNESARLEAMEEMQAKFDVKEKENELEISELKLSERTLERDIFLLGAAAFAIFAFTMFFFLRNRIRSNKKIALQTEKIQSQTIIELQQQNKLLALNSMIEGQEAERLRIAKDLHDSLGGLLSTVKAHFTSIRDEVKELETLTITEKTNDLIDVACVEVRRISHNMIPHALSISGLPSALEDIAESLVTEGYKVDLDILDFPDNINVTKQAMIYRLVQEAISNIRKYALAKTIFIQLFNTGKGLGLIIEDDGIGFDYEKAIASGGLGLQSINSRVEFLDGEIDWDTSPERGTTITITIANL
- a CDS encoding Kelch repeat-containing protein; this encodes MNYARLLIAILLLYSCNEKQEELIIDAQLGDVFYDEFKNEVLIEGDISAATLYSIEGSKVKVQDIDIEKFGHAIFESSTEEELPTSLENTLATTEYTTTSDKTFISTFESLSSNTTYYVRTYIETIDGGFNFSNEASFTPSNETKVNYWDSQSISFEGQARVNVVGFGLGDLAFVGTGYTASFFSSTNYKDFWQYNTGTGSWSEVNSVPENFSGRHQATAFSIENDAYIGLGISSSGYTTNLSSVSSLNDLWKFTPSSNSWSELTPYQGESTADLVVAVTNGKAYLGLGKKYDTDGNSELINEFYEFDPSSNSWSQKADFPYDLREGGVTFAIGNKVYYGFGRSEIEGPFIGEGYTYYSDFYEYDTESDSWAQLTDLSNELRRADAGGFSVADNGYIIGGYNTVSSTINEFNDLLKYDPVEDSWEEIAQYPGDARHSPAIAVLDDRVLVGTGSYRTSVYSSSSTPISSIYFYYPFLADN